The following proteins are encoded in a genomic region of Necator americanus strain Aroian chromosome II, whole genome shotgun sequence:
- a CDS encoding hypothetical protein (NECATOR_CHRII.G5905.T1): MQQVVRVNITVVRTERIVGVQLTESTTLRDGCWLPMIPYFLGHLTSWLLGLSHGARRQHLSAKYGKLLAYDCELISAWTPEAHTLNA; the protein is encoded by the coding sequence atgcagcagGTGGTGCGTGTGAATATCACGGTAGTCCGGACGGAGCGAATTGTTGGAGTTCAATTGACCGAAAGTACAACGTTACGAGATGGATGTTGGTTGCCAATGATTCCATATTTCCTCGGGCATTTGACTTCTTGGCTTCTTGGGCTCTCACATGGTGCTAGGCGACAGCACCTTTCTGCAAagtatgggaagcttttggCATATGACTGTGAGTTAATTAGTGCGTGGACTCCCGAAGCGCATACTCTGAATGCCTGA